One Sphingobacteriales bacterium DNA segment encodes these proteins:
- a CDS encoding bifunctional oligoribonuclease/PAP phosphatase NrnA, producing MPLQFNIETLRELVATPKNAIIVTHTNPDGDAIGSSLGLYHFLLNRGFEVSLIAPTDYASYLHFLPQDDHVLIYPANPKAAIQRANEAQLLFCLDFNTYSRLEGLGKILSALQIPKILIDHHLEPEQFDYYVWNTQASSTAELVHFFIDQIGASAEITPDIATCLYTGLASDTGRFMHSLSANVFACAAQLHAANANVQMVNNQLFNSYSLDRLQLWGHSIAQRMVVLPEYQTAYIYLTKADFEQFNHQIGDTDGIVNLPLQVSNIRFAALFRDEKEKVKISFRSKGNFSVNDFARMHFNGGGHFNAAGGSSVLNLQESIDKFLQVLPLYKKSLNAE from the coding sequence ATGCCCTTACAATTTAATATTGAAACCCTGCGCGAGTTAGTAGCCACGCCCAAAAACGCTATCATTGTAACCCACACTAACCCCGACGGCGATGCAATTGGCTCGTCTTTAGGCTTATATCATTTTTTGCTAAACCGCGGCTTCGAGGTAAGTTTAATAGCACCTACCGACTATGCCTCGTACCTGCACTTTTTACCGCAAGACGACCATGTCTTGATCTATCCGGCAAACCCCAAAGCAGCCATACAACGCGCTAACGAGGCGCAACTGCTTTTTTGTTTAGACTTCAACACTTACTCGCGGCTCGAAGGTTTAGGCAAAATATTGTCGGCCTTACAAATTCCAAAAATACTAATTGACCATCACCTTGAACCCGAGCAGTTTGATTATTATGTTTGGAATACCCAAGCAAGCAGCACAGCCGAATTAGTGCATTTTTTTATTGACCAAATAGGCGCTTCTGCCGAAATTACACCTGATATAGCCACCTGCCTTTATACCGGATTGGCCAGCGACACAGGGCGGTTTATGCACAGTTTATCGGCTAATGTATTTGCCTGCGCTGCGCAATTACACGCTGCCAACGCCAACGTACAGATGGTAAATAACCAGTTATTTAATTCGTACAGTTTAGACCGCTTGCAACTTTGGGGACATAGTATTGCCCAACGCATGGTAGTTTTGCCCGAGTATCAAACGGCATACATTTACCTAACTAAAGCCGATTTTGAACAGTTTAACCACCAAATTGGCGACACCGACGGCATTGTAAATTTGCCTTTGCAGGTTAGCAATATCCGGTTTGCTGCTTTATTTCGGGATGAGAAAGAAAAAGTAAAAATTTCTTTCCGCTCGAAAGGTAATTTTTCGGTCAACGATTTTGCCCGGATGCACTTTAACGGCGGCGGCCATTTTAATGCTGCCGGTGGTAGCTCGGTGTTAAACTTACAAGAAAGCATAGATAAATTTTTACAAGTATTGCCACTTTACAAAAAAAGTTTAAATGCCGAGTGA
- a CDS encoding cation transporter: MAQTFKDNIKFQKWIAIFGIALFVGKLLAWKLTLSVAVLSDAFESIINIFAAFLGWYSLYLSALPKDTNHPYGHGKVEFVASAIEGILIAIAGVYIAFEALHSLIHEHQPHKLDIGLLILSLTAIINYALGALAIHKGESSNSLVLVSSGKHLQADTLTTAGILVGLLLLYITKIWWIDGLVAFIVSLWLLVTGYRILRTAIAGIMDEADFALIAKLAQILQNNRAHNWIDLHNLRIIKYGNILHIDCHLTVPWYFNVHEAHLEIDNLANLIRDNFGESVEFFVHTDGCLNFSCPICIKTNCLHRKHKFEKTIDWTLENLMRNSKHHIEMATNLPAHKQQNPDEI, encoded by the coding sequence ATGGCTCAAACATTTAAAGACAATATTAAGTTTCAAAAATGGATTGCCATTTTTGGCATTGCGCTTTTTGTGGGCAAATTGTTAGCCTGGAAACTAACTTTGTCGGTAGCGGTTTTATCGGATGCTTTTGAAAGTATTATTAATATTTTTGCAGCTTTTTTAGGGTGGTACAGTTTGTACCTTTCAGCATTGCCAAAAGATACCAACCACCCATACGGACATGGCAAAGTTGAGTTTGTAGCCTCGGCCATTGAGGGTATTTTAATAGCTATTGCGGGTGTTTATATCGCTTTCGAAGCCCTGCACAGCCTTATCCACGAGCATCAACCACATAAATTAGATATTGGGTTGCTTATTTTAAGTCTTACCGCTATAATAAATTATGCCTTGGGGGCATTAGCCATACACAAAGGGGAGTCAAGCAATTCGTTAGTATTAGTATCGAGTGGCAAACATTTACAAGCCGATACCCTAACTACCGCCGGCATTTTAGTGGGTTTATTGCTACTGTATATAACCAAAATTTGGTGGATTGACGGCTTGGTTGCCTTTATAGTTTCACTTTGGCTTTTGGTAACCGGATACCGCATTTTGCGCACTGCAATTGCCGGAATTATGGACGAAGCCGACTTTGCCCTCATTGCCAAATTAGCCCAGATTTTACAAAATAACCGCGCCCATAACTGGATTGATTTGCATAATTTACGCATTATTAAATATGGAAACATATTGCACATTGATTGCCACTTAACCGTGCCCTGGTATTTTAACGTTCACGAAGCCCACCTTGAGATTGACAATTTGGCCAATTTGATTAGAGATAATTTTGGCGAATCGGTTGAGTTTTTTGTTCATACCGATGGTTGCCTTAATTTTTCGTGCCCTATTTGTATAAAAACCAACTGCCTACACAGAAAACATAAATTTGAAAAAACTATTGACTGGACCCTCGAAAACTTAATGCGGAATAG
- a CDS encoding nucleoside-diphosphate kinase — MATNRTFTMIKPDAVRKNVIGPILAMINDAGFRIVAMKYTFLTPQQAGQFYEVHQERPFYGELCDFMSSGPIVAAILEKDNAVEDFRTLIGATNPANAAEGTIRKKYASSVGENAVHGSDSNDNAQIEGDFFFSKLERF; from the coding sequence ATGGCAACAAACCGCACTTTTACCATGATTAAGCCCGATGCCGTTCGCAAAAACGTTATTGGCCCAATTTTAGCAATGATTAACGATGCCGGTTTCCGGATTGTGGCAATGAAATATACCTTCCTTACGCCACAACAAGCTGGCCAGTTTTACGAGGTACACCAAGAACGCCCTTTTTATGGCGAGTTGTGTGATTTTATGTCGTCGGGGCCTATTGTAGCGGCAATTTTAGAAAAAGATAATGCCGTTGAAGATTTTCGCACCCTAATTGGCGCTACCAACCCTGCCAATGCTGCCGAGGGTACTATCCGGAAAAAATATGCCAGCAGTGTTGGTGAAAACGCGGTACATGGCTCAGACTCAAACGATAATGCCCAAATTGAAGGCGATTTCTTTTTTAGCAAATTAGAGCGGTTTTAA